The proteins below come from a single Mytilus edulis chromosome 5, xbMytEdul2.2, whole genome shotgun sequence genomic window:
- the LOC139523241 gene encoding NADH dehydrogenase [ubiquinone] 1 beta subcomplex subunit 9-like has translation MSFLQTELISHARQVKTLYKEALRQLESKYSEHITYGRLLYRYQAVCLRAEFDKNKDEKDIMKSRQLVKDGRTKMLADWHSVPLKFAHAPGGAAYDRVPVQPDALLDMWHPREKALYPDYFARRDIRKREFVERWVKKYGGGNATEQS, from the exons ATGTCCTTTCTGCAAACAGAGTTGATTTCCCATGCAAGACAAGTCAAAACTCTGTACAAGGAAGCACTCAGACAGTTAGAGAGCAAATATTCCGAACATATTACTTACGGAAG ATTACTTTATCGCTATCAAGCAGTGTGTCTACGTGCTGAGTTCgataaaaataaagatgaaaaagaTATTATGAAGTCAAGACAACTAGTGAAAGATGGAAGAACAAAAATGCTTGCAGATTGGCATTCTGTACCATTAAAGT TTGCCCATGCACCAGGTGGAGCAGCATATGACAGAGTTCCAGTCCAACCAGATGCT TTATTGGACATGTGGCACCCAAGGGAGAAGGCACTTTACCCAGATTATTTTGCCAGACGTGATATAAGAAAGAGAGAATTTGTAGAAAGATGGGTAAAGAAATATGGCGGCGGCAATGCTACAGAACAgtcttaa